TAAACAGGTCGCTGAGTTCGTTTTTATAGGTCTGCAACTGGTTAAATGCCGCCCAGATATCGGCATTAGCATCAATCGGACTTTTCAGCTCAATTACTGCTATGGGCAGACCGTTGATATAGCAGATGACATCCGGGCGACGAATCTGCTTCGTTCCCTGGATGGCTACCTGATTCACCACCGTAAAGCGGTTATGCTTCGGATGGTTAAAATCCATCAGCAGCGCTTTATCGTGAATGACTCTGTCATCATGCTTGTACCGCACCGGCACGCCGTCGAGCAGCAGGTGATGGAAGGCTTTGTTACTGACGACCAGATCCGGGCTTTGCGCATGGCCGATACGCTGTATCACCTCATCCAGCACGGCAACCGGGAGATGTGGGTTAATCTTTTGCAATTGCTCCAGTAGCACCGGGCGCAAAAACACATCGTGGAACGAAGCACGCAGCGGATGGTTGCCATCTGGCGCAATATCCGGTCCGTGCAATACTTCCCAGCCCAGTTCAGCAAACCATTGCAGGCTTTGCTGTTCTAAATCGTCTTCGCTCAGCATTACTCTTCCTCTCCCTCGGTAATCAATCCTGTCTGCTTAAGTTCAATTGCCAGTTCCAGTAAGCTCGGGCGAATCGTTTTTTCCAGACGATTCATACTATCCATCATCCAGTCGATAATGGCAGGCCAGATCTCTTTATTGCCACCGTCAAACGCCTTTGAACAGACGATCTGGCAGCTCTTTCTTTCAGGCAATAACCGCCAGTCGAGCGGCTCACCAAATAACGATTCGATATGCGTTCTGCGTTCCTGTAGACGCTCAAAAAGCCAGGTATTTTCCAGTGCATCACCACGTGAAATATTGAGCTGCACGCGGGCATCTTTCTGAGAAAAGATCAGTTCAAACGGCACACCGCTGACACCTGACCCGGCAGCAAGCCAGTGATCGGTTGAGGGAGCGCGGTTGTTAAACAGTGAGCAGGGGCTGGTGCGGAATTTTTCCAGCGCCATCGTCCAGAACTCGCGGCGCAGATAGTGACGCTGTTGCAGTTCGCTGCTGCTGGTGGCTGATTGTTCTTCCGCCTCTTTTTGCGCCATTCCAATCATGTATGACTCCGCTTCCGGGGTTGGGATGACCTGGCGGATATCGACAAAGACATCCTCGCCGAAACGGTATGGCGTGACTTTGAAGCATTGCGCGCGGATACCAAACTGCATCAGCCACAGCGCTGTATTGGTAACCTCTTTGCGAAAGTTAGCCGCCACCATAATGACACGCTGGGTGCCTTTGCGGTTGAGTACACCCTCTTTCAGATTTTCCCAGCCCATAAATTCAGCGATAACTTCAGGTGCCTTACGGATCTCTGCCGATTCGTACTGATCCAGATAAAGCTGGAAGATCTCCACCACGCTTTCCTAGCGTAGATTGGCGCAGTAACCGGCATATTTCAGCGCCTGCCACACCACATCGCGCCCGGAGTCATCGAGCTTGTTTTCGATGATGACCAAGTTGCCTTTTTTATCCAGCGCCAGCAGGTCGAGGCGCTCTTTGGTATCGTCGAAACCTGCAAACTCTTTCTGGATAATGAGTAGTTCGTCTTCTTTGTCGTCTTTTTTGGTCAGCACCTGCGGGTTTTTCGCCAACCACTCCTGCAGGTGATCGCGTTCACGAAAGCCGAGGCTGCTAAAAGAGACTTCCAACAGCGACTGAAGGCTATTGTTTGGGCGGTCGACTTTATACATGTTCCGCCTCGCTTACCGCCTGCTCAGCTTCCGGCAGAGTGATTTCGCCGGAGAGGAGTTTGGGGAGAAGGGTGTCGCGGAGTTGGGTTAAACACATGATACTATTGGTAATTGATAATTGTTGTTCCCATAACGGGGTAATAACATTATTAAAAGATATCAATACGTTGTCAGAAGGAAGGATAACCTTAAGCTCGCCTAAGGCTGTCAAACTAAGATTAGCCTGAACACCCTGGACAACTTTTGATTGAACTTCTTGTTGGATTCTCTTTGATTGCAAATTAAGTCTAATCAAATTGAGATATGACGCACTATCCTTTAACCTGATAAATGCAATCGCTTGATTGCAATTGCAAGCCAGCATTTCATTTTCAACAACAGCTACACGGCCAATTGTACCTGCTATTGAGAAAAGAATATCATTAGATTGAAGTATCGAGCGTTTTAAAACCATCTCATGAACGCGTTTCGATATTTTATCCAGACTAAAAACATTAATCAGACCATCATCACCAATATCTTTAACTTTTAAAAAATTAATATTTTGATTTTCTTCTGAGCTTAAATCCTTCTTGGCTGGAGTGGTTCCTTTCGACAGAGCAAGAGACAGTGATTTAATGTTCTTAATGTCCCAACCTATCGGAATCTCCCCTAACTCACTCTCCTGCAACGCAGATGGAAATAGCTCTGCCGTGGCTTTCAACTCGGCATATTGCTCAGGGTGTTCACGCTCAAAAACTGCCAGCGCATCAACATCTTTCCCGGAAATCGTCATCATGGCTGCAAGCGTCGCGTCTTCCTGCGAGCCGCCTGCTTCCAGTACTGCCATTTTGGCTTTTACCGGTTCAAAATCGACAAACCAGCTTTTGAAAAGGGCTTGTGCCATTTGTTCGAGGGTTTGATTGATTTCGGTATTTATTTCTATTTTTGTATCCAAGGAGTCAAGTATTAAAGCAATTTTCTTTTGTACGGATTTAACGGGTAAAGAAACCTTAAATTGGCTAAAGTGGCCCTTATTCAAAATTGGGGTTGCACTTCCTCCAGAAATTGCTTTGAACGCATCCTGCAGAGTTGAAAGATAATAATAGACATACTTATAATCAAAACGATCTGAATCTACAACAATGGCATTTATCTGCTGATTAGTAATACTTTTACCAGGTAATAAAACCGTTTTCCCCATATCCGAACCAATACAAGACACTGCAATGCTATTTTGAGGCAGCAAGCAATTCCGTACCGCTTCGACACCCTGAGAAGACAAATACCGTTCGGTTTTATTTATAAGTCTCCGACCATCCATATCTTTTGGCGTTACAAAAGGAATACCTTGTGTGCTAAAAGCATCACTAATTTTGGCGGGCGGTGTTTTACCAGTGATAACCTTACCTAAATCCTCAATTTTGTATTCAAATAATTCAAAACTCATAACCCAGCCCCCCAAGATTCGCCTTAATCTGTGCTTCCAGTTTTGCGCTCTCTTCCAGCTGATCTTTAAGCTGCGTTGTCAGTCGTGCCATCTTCTTGGCAAACGGCTCATCGTCTTCATCCTGCTCGGCGGCACCAACATAGCGCCCTGGGGTTAGAACAAAGTCATTTTTCTGGATATCTTCCAGTGTTGCAGAGAAGCAGAACCCGGCTTCGTCTTCGTAGTCCTTATCCGCCTGCCAGGCGTGGAAGGTATCGGCAATTTTGGCGATATCCTCGCGGGTAAAGTCGCGCAGTACGCGGTCTTTCATATAGCCAATCTGGCGGGCATCAATAAACAGCACTTCGCCTTTACGGTGCGCTTTACCATTGCCGCCCGATTTATCTTTAGTCAGAAGCCAGATACAGGCCGGGATTTGGGTGTTGGTAAATAACTGACCTGGCAGTGCCACCATACATTCCACCAGATCCGCTTCGATCAGGTTGCGGCGAATGTCGCCTTCGTTGTTGGTGTTAGAGCTCATCGAACCGTTGGCCAGCAACAGCGCCATTGAACCTTTTGGTGCCAGGTGGTGGATCATATGCTGCATCCACGCAAAGTTGGCGTTGCCCTGCGGTGGCGTGCCATATTTCCAGCGCACATCGTTTTCCAGCTTCGCGTTCCACCACTCCTTCATATTGAACGGAGGATTAGCCATCACGAAGTCGGCACGCAGATCCGGGTGCTGATCGTCCAACAGGGTGTCGGCGTTTTTGCTGCCGAAGTTAAAGTCGATACCCCGGATTGCCATATTCATCGCAGCCAGCTTCCAGGTGGTCGGGTTCGACTCCTGGCCATAGACGGAGATATTGCGCTTCTGCTCAGCGGCATTGTAATTTTTTTCGCCTGCGTGCTCTTCAATAAAGCGGTCGCTGGAAACAAAGAACCCGCCAGAACCCATTGCCGGGTCATACACGCGCCCGTTGTAAGGTTGCAGCATTTCGACAATCAAAGTAACGATACTTTTTGGCGTATAGTACTGCCCCCCCTGTTTGCCTTCTGCCAGCGCAAACTGGCCGAGGAAATATTCGTACACGTGGCCGAGAATGTCTTTGCTCTTTAAGCTGAGTTTCTCACCGTTATACTCCGGGTTGCTGAAGTTAGCGTCAGAGAAGGTGTTAATCAGCCCGGTCAGCACCTCGTTGCCTAACTGGTACTGGCTAATGCGGTTCAGAATACCTTTCAGCTTCGGGTTGGTTTTTTCAATTTCATCCAGCGCGTTGTCTACCAGCCAGGAGACGGAGCGCAGCTTCACATCCTGTCCGGTGTTTTCATCCACCCACAGCACCGTACCAGTCGGCAGCATGGCTTTGTTTTTCAGTGTTTCCCAACGTGCGGCCTTTGGCACCCAGAAAACATTCTTCTCGGTGTAGTAATCTTCAACTTCCAGTTCGTCCCGGATAGCCTGGGCGTATTCTTCGTCGCAGTCGTAATCATTACGTGACATGGCGTAGATGTTGTCGGGATTACCGACATCGCGGAACAGGGTGGTCAGCTCCTGCTGACGGGCCTCAAAGGCATCGGAAACATACTTCAGGAAAATAAGCCCCAGCACCACATGCTTGTAGTTGGCGGCATCCATGTTGGCACGCAGTTTGTCAGCGGCCTTCCAGAATTTGTTATCCAGCTCATTAAGAAACAGTTGTTCAGCGTTGTTCATGAAAATCCTCAGAGTAGACAACGGTAGCAGTGCATCATGTGCTGCTACGACATTTTTTTAGAATGCATTGCGCAAAATGATACCTGTAATAGAGGTAATCACAAACGCCAGGGCGTAAAGAAGTGGGATATGAGTGGGGAAAATGGTACCTAAGCCAGGTTATTACTGTGTTGGGAGTGGACGCCAAAACGGCTCAATCACTGAATGATATTGACCAACCTGCATATATTCTAAGTCATTTCAGATAGATATCATCTTCCTGAACGCACCGCATCTACAGCTAATCCGCAAGGGGTCGCTGTTTTTGTTTTCTTTATCTCGGAGATGTCATGAGAAATCAGGATGGTTTGCATTCGCTGCATCGTTCGCTTAGCGGTTTACCGGAATGGGCCTGCGCGCGAGTCATGCAGCAGATTCGTCAGTTAACACAATACGAGCCCGTTATCGGCATAATGGGGAAAACCGGGTCGGGTAAATCATCACTCTGTAATGCGCTGTTTGCCGGAAAAATCTCTCCGGTCAGCGATGTGAGCGCCTGCACACGCGAACCCTTGCGCTTTCGTTTGCAGATTGGCGAACGCTTTATGACCATAGTCGATCTGCCCGGTGTCGGTGAAAGCGAAAGTCGTGATGCGCAATATGCTGCTATGTATCGCCAGCAACTGCCGCACCTCGACCTGGTGCTGTGGCTGATTAAGGCCGATGACCGTGCGCTGTCCGTGGATGAGCATTTTTATCATCAGGTGATTGGCGGGGCATACCGGCATAAGGTGTTGTTTGTTATCAGTCAGTCGGATAAGGCCGAACCCACCAGCGGTGGTGAAAAGCTGTCTACAGAGCAGAAACAAAATATCAGCCGCAAAATCTGCCTGCTACATGAGTTTTTCCAGCCGGTAAACCCTGTCTGCGCAGTGTCGGTACGTTTGCAATGGGGGCTGCGGGTGATGGCGGAGCGAATGATTCGTTGCCTGCCGCGTGAGGCCAGCAGTCCTGTAGCGGTACAGCTCAGTGCGCCGCTTCGTACTGACACTGTTAATAAAAAAGCCCGTGACGATTTTGGTGAAACGGTCGGCTCGGTGTTGGACACGGTAAGCAGCATGCCCTTGATACCGGCCTCGGTTCGGACAGTCATCCAGTCTGTACGCGACATCGTGGTATCGGTCGCTCGTACAGTCTGGAATTTCTTCTTCTGAATTGCCCCTTCTAACCCATCGTTTCCTCAGCCCTGCCGCGATTGAGCGGCAGGGCTTTTTTGTCTTTATTTATCCATCATGAGGAGTCTGTTTATGAGCCGTCTGGCTTCGCGCTTTGGCGCAGCAAACCTTATTCGTTGTGACCGTCCGTTAACCCGTGAAGAGCTGTTTCGCGTGGTGCCCAGTGTCTTCAGCGAGGACAAGCACGCGTCACGCAGCGCACGATATACCTGGATACCAACCATTACCGTTCTTGAAAACCTGCAGCGCGAAGGCTTTCAGCCCTTCTTTGCCTGCCAGACCAGAGTGCGTGACCCAGGGCGTCGTGAGCATACAAAGCACATGCTGCGACTGCGTCGGGAGGGGCAAATTACCGGCAAACAGGTCCCGGAAATTATTCTGCTCAACTCCCACGATGGCTCCAGTTCGTATCAGATGCTGCCAGGATTATTCCGTGCGGTATGCCAGAACGGGCTCGTCTGCGGTGAGTCGTTTGGCGAGGTGCGGGTGCCGCACAAAGGAGATGTCGTAAGTCAGGTGATTGAGGGAGCGTATGAAGTGCTGGGGATTTTTGACCGTGTGGAAGAGAAGCGGGATGCCATGCAGTCGCTGATGCTGCCGCCACCTGCACAACAGGCTCTGGCACAGGCTGCACTGACGTACCGTTTCGGTGAGGACCACCAGCCGGTGACAGCACCTCAGATACTCTCCCCACGCCGCTGGCAGGATGAGAGCAGTGATCTGTGGACCACGTACCAGCGTATTCAGGAGAACCTGATTAAGGGCGGGCTCAGTGGCAGGAGTGCAAAAGGCGGGCGAACGCATACCCGCGCCGTGCGTGGTATCGACGGAGATGTGAAGCTCAACCGGGCTCTCTGGGTGATGGCGGAAACGATGCTGAGTGGGTTTCAGTCCTGAAAGTGTTATCGCCATGTTAACAAAGGACACTCCCTGTCCGTTTCCCCCCTCATTGGGTTGAGTGTTTTATCACCGCATTTCACGGTGTGCCGCGTCGGGCCTGCTTCCGGAGGTAGATAAAAAATAGTTCATTCCATGTCCATACCCTGTCCGCCCCCCTCTTTAGAATCATTTCATATTCAGTCAGTTAACTATTACGGAGATTTAAGATGGCACAGACAGAGCGCCGTCATGATCGGCTGGCTGTCAGGCTGTCACTGATAATCAGCCGCCTGGTTGCAGGTGAAACGCTGAACATGGCGCGGCTGGCTGCAGAGTTTGGTGTGTCAGTCCGTACCCTGCGACGGGATTTTCGCGAACGGCTGATGTACCTCGACCTTGAGTATCGACGGGGGCAATGCCGCCTGCGCAGCACCGGTGGGGGCGTACAGGGGGAGCTGGATGCGCTGACCTTCGCGCACCGGGCCGGACTGGCCGATATTTTTCCGGGGCTGGACCGGCGTCTGGCGGGCATGCTGCTCACCGCAGGAGGGATGCCCTGTCTGGTGTGGCAACCCCCACAGTCAGTGTCACCGGCCAGCTCGCTGGTGTTTTACCACCTCGTCAGTGCCATTACTGCCTGCCAGCGGGTACTGCTGCTGGCCGAGGGAGAACGCTGTGACGGGCTGGCCCCGTACCGACTGATTTCATTCGACGGCTGCTGGTACCTCACCGGTGAACTTAACGGGTATATCACCGTGCATCCTCTGGCGACCATCCATGCGGTGACAGTACTCAACACCACGTTCACCCCGCTAAAACGTCTCAGCCAGTTAACCACACAGGCGGGCTTTATCCGGGCTCTTCCGCACTTCAGCTATATCCGCGAAGCCCTGTCTCCTGGGCCCTCTGAGGAGGATCCAGGCAACATACTGATTTAATTACCTCTGTTAAGAAGGAAAAACAATGATCTGGCATTACGAGAAAAATGGCATACGTCACGACAATGTGACTGAAGACGACATCACCGGCCTGATTATGCGCGGTGAACTGACTGCATCCACTTTGGTATGGCGACAGGGTATGACTGAGTGGCAGCCAATCTCCGCAACCCCGCTGGCTTCGGCGCTGCTCCACAGCACAACTCCACCAGCATTACCAGGAAACCGCATTCCGGGTGGAGTGGTATGGACGCTGGCATTTGCTCCCTTCATTGGTTATGCGCTTGAGCTGTGGACGGCTGGGCTGAACGGAATGTCTTTTGACGAGGCATATGAGGCTGTCTCGGACGGGGAGTACTGGTTTATCACGCTGCTGCTCAATATCGCTCTGGGGTATCTCGATGAACGACGTCTGCGTAAGGCCGGAGTGGATACCACCACGTTCGGTAAACTGGCTTGGTTGGTGCCATTCTATCTGTGGCGACGGGCGAAAACCCTTGGGCAGAAACCAGCTTACTTCTGGGTATGGTTGTTGATGTTAATTCTGACTGTGGTGGCCTGAACCATCACCTGCGGATATCTCCCCTCTTGAGGAATAACATAATGAAAACACTGCTTAAGATACTGAGCATTACAGGCAGCCTGCTGCTCTGTGCAGGAGCTCAGGCCCAGCCTTATAACCGGACGCTCCCTGCAGCCGTCAGTGACAACAACGGGAAAATTTTCTGGTGTGATGCGCATCGCCAGGTTACCGGGAAATGCGAAGCCATGTCTGTTGATCGTCTGGGCGTGATGGTCACGGTGCGTTCAGCACCTTTTAAAGGCTGCGAAGGCGGCCTGTGGGGCTGGATAACCATCATGCACAACGATGTGTCGAAGGGATTCACCATTACTCCGGACAAGAAATTTGGGCTCACCGTAAAAGACCTGTGCCGTCCGGGCACGATAGTGACCTTTAAGCCCAACCAGAAGAAGCCGGAATATGACGACCTGGTGGCACTTTATCAGGGCAAAGAGCTGTTTCGCTACCGGCGCTTCTGATAACACCCGATACCAATCTACCTCATTTTGCCCGACAGCGGGCTGGATTAATTCAGGAAGAAAACCATGCTGAAAATAATGACATCTGCTGTACCCGCCCTCATTCTGTCACTTGCCGCATTTAGTGCCGGTGCCGCTCAACTTCCGGCAAGCCTGATGGATAAAGACAATCCCGGCCAGGAGTACTGGTGCCAGGGAAATGACATCAACACCTCCATGTGCTCACTGACCGGTTTAAGCGACGACCATAAATTTGCTCTGATTCACGACCTGCCGGGCCCGGCCTGTGAAGACTTAAGCTTCGGGGTTATCGACCTCGTGCGCCAGACCGGTGTCAA
This sequence is a window from Dickeya aquatica. Protein-coding genes within it:
- a CDS encoding restriction endonuclease subunit S — its product is MSFELFEYKIEDLGKVITGKTPPAKISDAFSTQGIPFVTPKDMDGRRLINKTERYLSSQGVEAVRNCLLPQNSIAVSCIGSDMGKTVLLPGKSITNQQINAIVVDSDRFDYKYVYYYLSTLQDAFKAISGGSATPILNKGHFSQFKVSLPVKSVQKKIALILDSLDTKIEINTEINQTLEQMAQALFKSWFVDFEPVKAKMAVLEAGGSQEDATLAAMMTISGKDVDALAVFEREHPEQYAELKATAELFPSALQESELGEIPIGWDIKNIKSLSLALSKGTTPAKKDLSSEENQNINFLKVKDIGDDGLINVFSLDKISKRVHEMVLKRSILQSNDILFSIAGTIGRVAVVENEMLACNCNQAIAFIRLKDSASYLNLIRLNLQSKRIQQEVQSKVVQGVQANLSLTALGELKVILPSDNVLISFNNVITPLWEQQLSITNSIMCLTQLRDTLLPKLLSGEITLPEAEQAVSEAEHV
- a CDS encoding class I SAM-dependent DNA methyltransferase, with product MNNAEQLFLNELDNKFWKAADKLRANMDAANYKHVVLGLIFLKYVSDAFEARQQELTTLFRDVGNPDNIYAMSRNDYDCDEEYAQAIRDELEVEDYYTEKNVFWVPKAARWETLKNKAMLPTGTVLWVDENTGQDVKLRSVSWLVDNALDEIEKTNPKLKGILNRISQYQLGNEVLTGLINTFSDANFSNPEYNGEKLSLKSKDILGHVYEYFLGQFALAEGKQGGQYYTPKSIVTLIVEMLQPYNGRVYDPAMGSGGFFVSSDRFIEEHAGEKNYNAAEQKRNISVYGQESNPTTWKLAAMNMAIRGIDFNFGSKNADTLLDDQHPDLRADFVMANPPFNMKEWWNAKLENDVRWKYGTPPQGNANFAWMQHMIHHLAPKGSMALLLANGSMSSNTNNEGDIRRNLIEADLVECMVALPGQLFTNTQIPACIWLLTKDKSGGNGKAHRKGEVLFIDARQIGYMKDRVLRDFTREDIAKIADTFHAWQADKDYEDEAGFCFSATLEDIQKNDFVLTPGRYVGAAEQDEDDEPFAKKMARLTTQLKDQLEESAKLEAQIKANLGGLGYEF
- a CDS encoding GTPase family protein: MRNQDGLHSLHRSLSGLPEWACARVMQQIRQLTQYEPVIGIMGKTGSGKSSLCNALFAGKISPVSDVSACTREPLRFRLQIGERFMTIVDLPGVGESESRDAQYAAMYRQQLPHLDLVLWLIKADDRALSVDEHFYHQVIGGAYRHKVLFVISQSDKAEPTSGGEKLSTEQKQNISRKICLLHEFFQPVNPVCAVSVRLQWGLRVMAERMIRCLPREASSPVAVQLSAPLRTDTVNKKARDDFGETVGSVLDTVSSMPLIPASVRTVIQSVRDIVVSVARTVWNFFF
- a CDS encoding DUF932 domain-containing protein, translating into MSRLASRFGAANLIRCDRPLTREELFRVVPSVFSEDKHASRSARYTWIPTITVLENLQREGFQPFFACQTRVRDPGRREHTKHMLRLRREGQITGKQVPEIILLNSHDGSSSYQMLPGLFRAVCQNGLVCGESFGEVRVPHKGDVVSQVIEGAYEVLGIFDRVEEKRDAMQSLMLPPPAQQALAQAALTYRFGEDHQPVTAPQILSPRRWQDESSDLWTTYQRIQENLIKGGLSGRSAKGGRTHTRAVRGIDGDVKLNRALWVMAETMLSGFQS
- a CDS encoding DeoR family transcriptional regulator, which produces MAQTERRHDRLAVRLSLIISRLVAGETLNMARLAAEFGVSVRTLRRDFRERLMYLDLEYRRGQCRLRSTGGGVQGELDALTFAHRAGLADIFPGLDRRLAGMLLTAGGMPCLVWQPPQSVSPASSLVFYHLVSAITACQRVLLLAEGERCDGLAPYRLISFDGCWYLTGELNGYITVHPLATIHAVTVLNTTFTPLKRLSQLTTQAGFIRALPHFSYIREALSPGPSEEDPGNILI
- a CDS encoding DUF4339 domain-containing protein, translated to MIWHYEKNGIRHDNVTEDDITGLIMRGELTASTLVWRQGMTEWQPISATPLASALLHSTTPPALPGNRIPGGVVWTLAFAPFIGYALELWTAGLNGMSFDEAYEAVSDGEYWFITLLLNIALGYLDERRLRKAGVDTTTFGKLAWLVPFYLWRRAKTLGQKPAYFWVWLLMLILTVVA